Part of the Natrialbaceae archaeon AArc-T1-2 genome, GCCACCGGAATCGTCGCTTGCTCCGAAAAACGAGGGGAAGACCGCGTACCCGTTCGTACACCCGATCAGTACGTTCTCCGTTCGACCCCGCCTTCAGTTCCGACGTAGGTCGCGTTCACGAGGTCGACGAACAGGCCGTGCTCGAGGATGCCCGGGATCGCGGACAGTCGCGTCGCCAGCGCGTCGGGGTCGTCGATCTCGCCGAACTCACAGTCGAGCACGAGGTTGCCGTTGTCGGTGACGACGGGGCCGTCTTTCCGTTCGGCCGCTCTGAGCGCCGGTTCGCCGCCGAGTTCGCGGACGCGACGTTCGACGACCGGACGGGCGTCGGGCAACACTTCGACGGGGACGGCCCGCTCGAGCCGGTCGGCGAGCTTCGAGGGATCTGCGACGACGACGAATCGCTCCGCCGCCGCGTCGACGACTTTCTCTCTGGCGTGGGCCGCGCCGCCGCCTTTGATCAGGTCGCCGTCTGCGATCTGGTCTGCGCCGTCGATCGCGAGGTCGATTCCGTCGACCTCCTCGAGCGTCGTCAGCGGGACGCCGACGTCGATCGCGAGCCGTCGGGACTGGTAGGAAGTCGGGATGCCCCGAATCTCGAGACCGTCCTCGACGCCCCGGCCGAGTGCCCTGATCGCGTGTGCGGTCGTCGAGCCGGTGCCGAGACCGACGACGTCGCCGTCTTCGACGTCTTCGGCCGCCCGTTCGCCGGCGCGGCGTTTGGCCGCGTCGGATCCGCCGTTCGACTTCATGTCCACACGAGTACGCGGCAGTGCCAAAAGGGTGTCTGACTCGCCCGTTAGAGCCGTTTCCGACCACGGCAGTCGGTCTGCCGTCGAAGGTCGTCGGAATTACGAAACTCACCAATGCTCGAACGACGGGCCTGTGGGTGCTCCGGACCGGTGACTTTTTTCCCGTGCCCACCCTCGTAGACGATGAGACCGATATCTACCGGCCGTATCGTAACGATTTTGTTATACATGCCACATTCGATACGCTTTTAGCGCGGTAGGCCAAACCGACGTATATGTCAGCTGCAACGACGCCGGCCGTCGGCCACGACGAGCTCGCCGTCCTCAAGCTACTCGCACTCGAGGGGGGACTCACCGGCTCACTCAAG contains:
- the rpiA gene encoding ribose-5-phosphate isomerase RpiA — protein: MKSNGGSDAAKRRAGERAAEDVEDGDVVGLGTGSTTAHAIRALGRGVEDGLEIRGIPTSYQSRRLAIDVGVPLTTLEEVDGIDLAIDGADQIADGDLIKGGGAAHAREKVVDAAAERFVVVADPSKLADRLERAVPVEVLPDARPVVERRVRELGGEPALRAAERKDGPVVTDNGNLVLDCEFGEIDDPDALATRLSAIPGILEHGLFVDLVNATYVGTEGGVERRTY